In a single window of the Bactrocera dorsalis isolate Fly_Bdor chromosome 2, ASM2337382v1, whole genome shotgun sequence genome:
- the LOC105226369 gene encoding uncharacterized protein LOC105226369 isoform X2, which produces MFLQTGGGGKGIRPNQQHQQQQQQQHHHQSHHQSHHQSHHPHAPQPQQPQPQQQQQQQPPSVHHGHQAPQQTHSHHPHHQSHQHSHQQHQQHQQQSQQQQQQQQQQQQQQPHHHPQLAYYSYQLSQTQPPPPPAQHPQAPNNATVTASQMAPSPPTQSNTAGGASSVSATQSHSMVGGGGAGSIPVGGGGVNAGNSASATNIARQHAAAVAAAAAAANNGANMQHYATGTALMQPPATSTTFMTSNYLQQYHQQTAAVIAAAAAAAQYNNNAAVAAAAAANNHGGPGASTQAATTLYQQQQQQHHQALHHPQTALHTHYYHTGAGAAPTPPPHLHPHHHPQQHQLRGVLTAPPHQRQPQTAYLLPANAIFALPPGPLTAAPRTSLLAAGAHQQAGNAGGGMPVTPLLQSGARGAAGGPTAYITSPFCQPPLPMGAAGLTQPQPLLATPSAMTQQALQTYGHLAGAAASNSSSTTSLTAGGGGLGGSTVGSAVGGSGIGTGGTEIVKPRRHAIPIIHPITHENILDPKPQKKSTAVEAKPSPTDMAAGTQESTASGSDKSITVSMAKTPTVTAIVMTKDPHSDGGATTAAVSVAVQSTTSKEKIDQQMQTDAVRDRDHSTVRHVNAYDASAADTSPATSQISGDEDTDNYVYGDLKTARGNDSIADSNETAMYLNEDERQLDSCAEQTGMHTTTIIHSVTGDDGEDSNYDDESTSLMLDIAENELENSELIDVYDEAQDIQQQHFTDNDIESQYALDRQEESDISAVTSATTLSGGEEDNNKSHFSFQSEQTSTMTVTVYPVQSGQRSKYAELQTADNDNLPSNTDTEFIPANMAKLQLKTSKSNTATTTGVTSTSTMAGPPPAAGKSTTQKHSPNTSGASSSATSTPTHHSYTQPQQIQRQQYQQQQHTQQQQTQRKTGTNTCTVANVQSVVGGGAGGSSSPSITQSTATVKVFPKKGRKASKREKKLNKQCEVNSQRANAAILSSSSNSSSSNNNNNNNSSISNNSGGGGTGTGSGVGVGFGGSSSSSSNNKSILNNANNNINNNLATKNMTTTMATSTTTTTQIPTDIINANSSSDNGDSLTDIHQVAERASPAPTTQEQQPTKQQVAALLEAPGQQLQFLNSSSSACEDEEEMSTRLQMQLEQDAAGAANNVQDIRFGDFAEEKDPHSPASPTTNVAQQQQQQQKMQQSQPAEASSPQKDMPHVKTVSSKDTVDCMLNASTTTLLKQNSAQNTRVAQKALNANKTNSNTPASAPVSVVSPPKPRKYTLDELKALSKSSEARKPPMVSCQRGDCISQLFVSRQQHHHLAHHAHNMSSLALHQHLQQQQYQHMNFNESLELVSGKRGRSGQTKKHHDHQSGGGALSGVLSVAAAGVSGAMVVGGLGGVMSAQQQRKVDFIRVQLSLKEEIKLSECENAWQPETLRSKSNNVSPSGANDDIDAVLKKVRGVLNKLTPDNFDVLLKSMTCITMNTQEKMQQVMLLIFEKTVSEPNFAPTYAKFCKVLFQSKTESKSLFSSLLINRIQHEFETNVNNADAKKLKLQPLVDKLEICEDSKERLELQSELEDQEYQFRRRAWGTVRFIGEMFKQQSLTNDRVFMCIESLLEHGSEEKLEYMCKLLTTVGHLLESADNANNARMDKIFRRIQDIIHKSRSNKSGAVSSHFKISSRVRFMMQDVMDLRGRTWDHQLSQTQQQQMSQQQQQQQQNTQKRTAIGAKQDEKMQSGIGGGGGGSNMYDKSNRLGNYGGSSSIGGNMGGGGGNQGNRHYFQKSQKSQQFMQQHEQQKLNIDPNKLKFTSDEVTQSTPKLGNSINYQWRSSGRQTTTSGSSNTPATLLSLNTSTNASNGSGFKRQIATLSGANATTMSPMANNPFQALDRPEKMYEQSTSEASSPQEPKDIQYALENLDLQDLSKNECQKLLNRLIEELLDASSSRSSNASNSWQQEAVNEWCQLNRRQHKSLLNYIFTDYLHLTTVKRAQRKACAAIFVHLMRSKVCEPQLFNVVYKELADELPDLQVDVPNLWTYVFEFIGPLLHEQLLHFTDIWLQQWSADEHFTKRFLHALITYFTTEFGATYTRELWNKVFKLDHGQQFMSDNAQWREFINTHGFQYIHDRTYKPPQQPATSTSTHPAAIVEQVMRIEYLLNAVNGCDLAIDYINTNVHINTHFIRSLTKFLCCDYATVMPPSTSELSSSTSRLRQLDTELFRYKCIPLLRRCLDGLETHELACLDAIVDALQQNYDAPTANQLICSVFDLIYDSEVIPKESFDKWYRAEQQSAAKEANVSNSNALYSAAVAGLATAASKVGNNGGARLNEELHAYMEKLL; this is translated from the exons ATGTTCCTTCAAACGGGAGGGGGTGGGAAGGGAATACGCCCAAATCAAcagcatcagcagcagcagcagcaacaacatcaccACCAGTCGCATCATCAATCGCACCACCAGTCGCATCATCCACACGCGCCACAACCGCAACAGCCGCAaccacaacagcagcaacaacaacaaccgccgTCCGTACATCACGGTCATCAAGCGCCCCAGCAAACGCATTCCCACCACCCTCACCATCAGTCACACCAGCATTCCCATCAACAGCAtcagcaacatcaacaacaatcgcagcagcagcaacaacagcaacagcagcagcagcaacagcaaccacATCACCATCCGCAGTTAGCCTACTATTCGTATCAATTAAGTCAGACACAGCCGCCACCACCCCCCGCCCAACATCCGCAAGCGCCCAATAATGCAACAGTCACGGCATCACAAATGGCCCCGTCACCACCCACACAGTCCAATACAGCTGGCGGTGCGTCGTCTGTGTCCGCAACTCAATCACACAGTATGGTGGGGGGCGGTGGTGCAGGTAGTATACCCGTCGGCGGCGGAGGTGTCAACGCTGGCAATAGTGCCAGCGCCACAAATATCGCCCGACAACATGCGGCGGCTGTCGCAGCGGCAGCTGCTGCCGCCAACAATGGCGCCAATATGCAACATTACGCGACTGGGACGGCGCTCATGCAACCGCCGGCGACGAGTACGACATTCATGACCTCCAACTACTTGCAACAGTATCATCAACAGACGGCGGCAGTAATCGCCGCTGCTGCAGCGGCTGCacagtacaacaacaatgccgcGGTAGCAGCAGCTGCAGCTGCAAATAATCATGGCGGACCGGGCGCCAGTACACAAGCTGCTACCACGctgtaccaacaacaacagcagcaacatcatCAAGCGCTTCATCATCCACAGACAGCGCTGCATACACACTACTATCATACGGGCGCTGGTGCTGCACCAACGCCGCCACCACATCTACACCCACACCACCATCCACAACAACATCAGTTGCGTGGCGTACTAACAGCGCCACCACATCAACGGCAGCCACAAACCGCATATTTGTTGCCAgcaaatgcgatattcgccttgCCGCCGGGTCCACTAACGGCTGCGCCGCGTACGTCACTGCTTGCCGCCGGCGCACATCAACAGGCAGGCAATGCTGGCGGTGGAATGCCTGTAACTCCGCTGCTGCAATCTGGTGCACGTGGTGCAGCTGGCGGTCCAACCGCGTACATTACTTCACCATTTTGCCAACCGCCGCTGCCGATGGGCGCAGCTGGGCTGACGCAACCCCAACCTTTGCTGGCGACACCGTCCGCCATGACACAGCAAGCATTGCAAACCTATGGACATTTAGCCGGCGCGGCTGCTTCTAACTCATCGTCGACGACATCTCTGACTGCTGGCGGCGGCGGCCTCGGTGGTAGTACAGTTGGCAGCGCGGTCGGCGGCAGTGGCATTGGGACTGGTGGCACAGAAATAGTCAAACCACGTAGACACGCTATACCCATAATACACCCGATCACACATGAGAATATATTGGACCCGAAGCCGCAGAAGAAAAGCACTGCGGTAGAAGCCAAGCCGTCGCCCACTGACATGGCGGCCGGTACACAGGAGAGCACAGCTAGCGGGAGTGACAAATCGATTACTGTTTCCATGGCAAAGACGCCAACAGTGACAGCCATTGTGATGACGAAGGATCCGCACAGCGATGGCGGCGCCACTACAGCAGCGGTGAGTGTTGCGGTGCAAAGCACTACGTCAAAGGAGAAAATCGATCAGCAAATGCAAACAGACGCGGTGCGTGATCGTGATCATAGCACAGTCAGGCATGTAAACGCATACGATGCGTCTGCGGCCGACACCTCTCCGGCCACTTCCCAAATTTCCGGTGATGAGGATACTGACAATTATGTTTATGGCGACTTGAAGACCGCTCGTGGCAACGATTCCATAGCCGATTCAAATGAGACAGCCATGTATTTGAATGAGGACGAGCGCCAGCTTGATTCGTGCGCAGAACAAACGGGAATGCACACTACAACTATTATACACAGCGTGACCGGCGACGACGGCGAAGACAGCAATTACGATGATG agtcCACATCGCTGATGTTGGACATTGCAGAAAACGAGCTAGAAAATTCGGAATTAATAGATGTCTACGACGAAGCGCAAGACATACAACAGCAACATTTTACAGACAATGATATTGAGAGCCAGTATGCACTAGATCGACAAGAAGAATCGGATATTTCCGCTGTGACCTCTGCGACCACACTTAGTGGCGGCGAGGAGGACAACAACAAGTCTCATTTTAGCTTTCAGTCCGAGCAGACGTCTACAATGACGGTGACAGTTTATCCAGTACAGTCGGGTCAGCGCTCAAAATACGCAGAACTTCAAA CTGCAGACAACGACAACTTGCCCTCGAACACAGATACGGAGTTTATACCTGCCAACATGGCGAAGTTACAACTTAAGACTAGTAAATCAAATACTGCAACCACTACTGGCGTCACTTCTACGTCAACCATGGCCGGACCACCACCAGCTGCCGGTAAATCAACGACACAAAAGCATTCGCCCAACACTTCAGGTGCATCCTCATCAGCTACATCGACACCCACACACCATTCATACACACAGCCACAACAAATACAGCGACAACagtatcaacaacaacaacatacacagcagcagcaaacacAAAGAAAAACTGGCACCAACACATGCACAGTGGCGAATGTTCAATCCGTTGTAGGTGGCGGTGCTGGTGGTAGTAGTAGTCCATCAATAACCCAGAGCACCGCCACAGTTAAGGTGTTTCCAAAGAAGGGTCGCAAGGCGTCGAAGCGCGAAAAGAAGCTTAATAAACAGTGTGAGGTTAATAGCCAACGCGCGAATGCAGCAATACTAAGCAGCagtagcaacagcagcagcagcaacaataacaataacaataacagtagTATTAGTAATAATAGCGGTGGTGGCGGTACCGGCACCGGCAGCGGCGTCGGCGTCGGCTTCGGTggcagtagcagcagcagtagcaacaacaaaagtataTTAAACAAtgccaataataatattaataataatttagcaACTAAaaatatgacaacaacaatggcaacgtcaacaacaacaacaacccaaaTCCCGACTGATATAATTAATGCAAATAGTTCTAGCGATAACG GTGACTCCCTAACGGACATACATCAAGTGGCCGAACGTGCTTCGCCTGCGCCCACAACACAAGAACAACAACCAACGAAACAGCAAGTCGCAGCGCTGCTTGAAGCACCCGGACAACAATTGCAATTCCTGAACAGCTCGTCGTCAGCATGCGAAGATGAGGAGGAAATGAGCACACGCCTGCAAATGCAGTTGGAACAAGATGCTGCTGGAGCAGCGAACAATGTACAAGACATTCGGTTCGGCGATTTCGCCGAGGAGAAAGACCCACACAGTCCGGCATCGCCAACAACAAATGTggcacagcaacagcaacagcaacaaaaaatgcagcaatCACAGCCTGCCGAAGCTAGTTCACCACAAAAAGATATGCCACATGTTAAAACAGTTTCTTCGAAGGATACTGTCGACTGTATGCTAAATGCCAGCACGACAACGCTCTTGAAACAGAACAGCGCACAGAATACACGTGTCGCCCAGAAAGCGCTAAACGCAAACAAAACCAATAGCAACACACCAGCGAGCGCGCCAGTTAGCGTTGTTTCTCCGCCAAAGCCGCGTAAATACACACTAGACGAACTGAAGGCGCTCTCAAAGTCCAGCGAGGCGCGTAAGCCGCCAATGGTGTCGTGTCAGCGCGGCGATTGCATCTCTCAATTATTCGTTTCGCGTCAGCAACATCATCATTTGGCACATCACGCACACAACATGTCTTCACTGGCGCTGCACCAGCatctgcagcagcagcaatatcaacACATGAACTTCAATGAATCGCTGGAATTAGTCAGCGGTAAGCGTGGACGCAGCGGTCAGACGAAGAAACATCACGATCACCAATCGGGCGGGGGCGCTTTGAGCGGTGTGCTTAGCGTGGCGGCCGCAGGCGTCAGCGGTGCTATGGTTGTGGGTGGCTTGGGCGGTGTTATGAGCGCTCAACAGCAGCGTAAAGTTGACTTTATACGCGTGCAGTTGTCGCTGAAGGAGGAGATAAAGCTGTCCGAATGTGAGAATGCTTGGCAGCCGGAAACATTGCGCAGCAAATCAAATAACGTTTCACCGTCGGGTGCCAACGATGACATCGATGCGGTGCTGAAGAAGGTACGCGGCGTGCTGAACAAGCTGACGCCAGACAACTTCGACGTGCTGCTCAAATCGATGACTTGCATCACCATGAATACACAGGAGAAAATGCAACAA GTGATGCTgttaatattcgaaaaaacCGTTAGTGAACCAAATTTCGCGCCCACATACGCCAAATTCTGCAAAGTGCTTTTCCAAAGCAAAACCGAGAGCAAATCGCTCTTCTCGAGCCTACTGATCAACCGAATTCAACACGAATTCGAAACAAATGTGAACAATGCCGATGCGAAAAAGCTGAAATTGCAACCGCTAGTCGATAAGCTAGAGATTTGCGAAGATTCGAAAGAGCGGCTGGAACTACAGTCCGAATTGGAGGATCAAGAGTACCAATTTCGACGTCGTGCTTGGGGCACCGTACGTTTTATTGGCGAAATGTTTAAACAACAGTCACTAACCAATGATCGTGTGTTCATGTGCATCGAATCGCTACTGGAACACGGTTCCGAAGAGAAGCTAGAGTACATGTGTAAGTTACTCACCACTGTTGGACATCTACTGGAATCAGCCGATAATGCCAACAATGCGCGCATGGATAAAATCTTTCGCCGAATACAGGACATCATACATAAATCGCGCAGCAATAAGTCCGGCGCTGTGAGCAGCCATTTCAAGATTAGCAGTCGCGTGCGCTTCATGATGCAGGATGTCATGGACTTGCGCGGACGCACCTGGGATCATCAGCTTtcgcaaacacaacaacaacagatgtcacaacaacaacaacagcagcagcaaaacaCACAGAAGCGTACAGCGATCGGTGCCAAACAGGATGAGAAAATGCAGAGTGGCAtcggtggcggcggcggcggcagcaacATGTACGATAAAAGCAATCGGCTAGGCAACTacggcggcagcagcagcatcgGGGGTAACATGGGCGGTGGCGGCGGCAATCAGGGCAACCGACACTACTTTCAAAAATCACAAAAGTCACAGCAATTTATGCAACAGCACGAGCAACAGAAACTAAATATCGATCCGAACAAATTGAAATTCACCAGCGATGAGGTAACACAAAGCACACCGAAACTCGGCAACTCAATCAACTACCAATGGCGTTCGTCTGGACGCCAAACCACGACCAGCGGCAGCAGTAATACACCCGCCACATTGCTAAGCCTAAACACCAGTACGAATGCGTCGAACGGCAGCGGTTTCAAGCGTCAAATCGCCACGTTAAGCGGCGCAAACGCAACGACAATGTCACCAATGGCCAACAATCCATTTCAGGCGCTCGACAGACCGGAAAAGATGTACGAGCAAAGCACAAGTGAAGCCTCATCACCGCAGGAACCGAAAGACATACAATACGCTTTGGAAAACCTGGACTTGCAGGACTTGAGTAAAAATGAATGCCAAAAACTGCTCAACCGGCTGATCGAGGAGCTATTGGATGCGAGCAGCAGTCGCAGCAGTAATGCCAGCAATAGCTGGCAACAAGAGGCGGTCAACGAGTGGTGCCAACTCAATCGCCGCCAACATAAATCATTGCTCAACTATATATTCACCGACTATCTGCACTTGACAACCGTGAAGCGTGCGCAACGCAAAGCCTGCGCCGCCATCTTCGTACATTTGATGCGTTCCAAAGTGTGCGAACCGCAACTGTTCAATGTGGTCTACAAAGAGTTGGCCGACGAACTGCCCGATCTGCAGGTCGACGTGCCCAACCTCTGGACCTACGTATTCGAATTTATCGGTCCACTATTGCACGAACAACTCTTGCATTTCACTGACATTTGGCTGCAACAATGGTCGGCCGACGAACACTTCACGAAACGTTTCCTACATGCGCTCATCACCTACTTCACCACGGAATTTGGCGCCACTTACACGCGCGAACTCTGGAATAAGGTGTTCAAATTGGATCATGGCCAACAATTTATGAGCGATAATGCACAATGGCGCGAATTCATCAACACACATGGCTTTCAGTATATACACGATCGTACATACAAGCCACCACAGCAGCCGGCTACATCCACGTCGACACATCCCGCTGCCATAGTGGAGCAAGTGATGCGCATTGAGTATTTATTGAATGCGGTGAATGGCTGCGATCTAGCCATCGACTATATAAATACGAATgtgcacataaacacacacttTATACGCAGCCTTACGAAATTCCTCTGCTGTGATTATGCAACTGTGATGCCACCGTCGACTTCGGAACTAAGTAGTAGCACGAGCCGCTTACGTCAATTGGACACAGAACTGTTCAGATATAAGTGTATACCGTTGCTGAGACGTTGCCTAGACGGTCTCGAAACACATGAGCTGGCCTGCCTTGACGCCATCGTTGACGCGCTGCAACAAAATTACGACGCACCAACTGCCAATCAGCTGATATGTAGTGTATTCGATTTGATTTACGACAGCGAAGTGATACCGAAAGAATCCTTCGACAAGTGGTATCGTGCCGAGCAGCAAAGTGCCGCTAAAGAAGCGAATGTGTCGAACAGCAACGCGCTGTACTCAGCGGCGGTAGCTGGTCTAGCGACAGCCGCCAGCAAAGTGGGCAACAATGGCGGTGCGCGGCTGAATGAAGAGCTGCACGCTTATATGGAAAAACTGCTCTAG